From Xiphophorus hellerii strain 12219 chromosome 9, Xiphophorus_hellerii-4.1, whole genome shotgun sequence, a single genomic window includes:
- the mylk4b gene encoding myosin light chain kinase family member 4 isoform X3: MENFLKDKDIWILGSVCLVATFLWRRVWNLFSIRKGGRTAQHAEAQAKDDKDKAKQSVKGGKAQKKRKPQDSSDASTLSESALKEQVEKLNRENTDHSHINTEANFQSQEDPGSGGKRKEEPTKLILSRSHAPSSQTVEENKNEDDVFDETDAEEEEQQTEDNNEEKGRKLEDDIKKRLKRETEESSENIISDMSKKSQESSEDNGDGTTAGKRRVTEEDLVKEDLKKSRVENSSVENADSHAVEGSKSDEAKAEAKEGGESTVQDFILDAGPPPTAPFDHRIVTPKPHQIATYYTINRDEVLGGGRFGQVYKCLENSSGLTLAAKIIKAKSQKEKEVVRNEIQVMNQLNHANLIQLYAAFESRNDIILVMEYVEGGELFDRIIDENYNLTELDTVLFIRQICEGLKYMHKNYILHLDLKPENILCVSRATNKIKIIDFGLARRYKPREKLRVNFGTPEFLAPEVINYEFVSFPTDMWSLGVITYMLLSGLSPFLGDDDNETLNNILACQWNFEEEEFGDISEEAKDFITRLLVKSKSWRMSATESLRHGWLSDRNLHYRLHQKKNKCHSSHAPPPES; the protein is encoded by the exons GCAAAAGATGACAAGGACAAAGCCAAACAGAGTGTGAAGGGTGGGAAAGCCCAGAAGAAAAGGAAACCTCAGGATTCATCAG ATGCTTCCACTCTGAGTGAGTCAGCCCTGAAAGAGCAAGTTGAAAAGCTCAACAGGGAGAACACGGATCATTCCCATATAAACACAGAAGCCAACTTCCAGAGTCAGGAAGATCCAGGAAgtgggggaaaaagaaaagaggagccAACAAAGCTGATTCTTAGTCGGTCACACGCTCCTTCAAGCCAAACTGTGGAGGAAAACAAGAATGAGGATGATGTCTTTGATGAGACAgatgcagaggaagaggagcaacaGACAGAGGATAACAATGAAGAAAAAGGCAGGAAATTGGAGGATGACATAAAGAAAAGACTTAAAAGAGAAACAGAGGAATCGtcagaaaatattatttcagaCATGAGCAAGAAGTCCCAGGAAAG cTCTGAAGACAATGGAGATGGAACCACAGCAGGCAAACGTCGTGTCACAGAAGAGGACCTGGTTAAAGAAGACCTGAAGAAGAGCCGAGTAGAAAATAGCTCAGTGGAAAATGCTGACAGCCACGCAGTGGAGGGCTCAAAGTCTGATGAAGCAAAGGCAGAAGCTAAAGAAGGTGGAGAGTCTACAGTACAGGATTTTATCCTTG atgCAGGCCCTCCTCCAACCGCTCCTTTTGATCACCGCATCGTGACTCCCAAACCTCATCAGATAGCCACCTATTACACTATAAACAGGGATGAAGTTCTGGGCGG GGGACGTTTTGGACAAGTCTACAAGTGCCTGGAGAATTCATCTGGACTGACACTGGCTGCCAAAATCATCAAAGCAAAGAGCCAGAAAGAGAAG GAGGTGGTAAGGAATGAGATCCAGGTGATGAACCAGCTGAACCATGCCAACCTGATTCAACTCTATGCTGCTTTTGAGTCACGGAATGACATCATCCTGGTTATGGAATA TGTGGAAGGAGGAGAGCTGTTTGATCGCATCATCGATGAGAACTACAACCTAACCGAGTTAGACACTGTGTTGTTCATCCGTCAGATCTGTGAAGGGCTGAAGTACATGCACAAAAATTATATCCTGCATCTTGATCTCAAG CCAGAAAACATTCTTTGTGTCAGCAGAGCTACAAACAAGATCAAAATTATTGACTTTGGCCTGGCAAGGAG GTATAAACCCAGGGAGAAGCTAAGGGTCAATTTTGGAACTCCTGAATTCCTCGCTCCTGAAGTCATCAATTATGAGTTTGTTTCATTCCCAACGGACATGTGGAGTCTTGGAGTAATCACATACATGCT GCTCAGTGGCTTGTCTCCGTTTCTGGGGGACGACGACAATGAGACACTCAACAACATTCTGGCCTGTCAGTGGAACTTCGAGGAGGAGGAGTTTGGAGACATTTCTGAAGAGGCCAAAGATTTTATCACCCGTCTGCTGGTGAAAAGCAAGAGCTGGAGGATGAGCGCGACAGAGTCCCTCAGACATGGCTGGCTGTCCGACCGAAATTTGCACTATCGACTACATCAGAAG aaaaacaagTGTCACTCCTCACATGCTCCACCCCCAGAGAGCTAA
- the mylk4b gene encoding myosin light chain kinase 3 isoform X1: protein MSSTLVNSLAKVYDPNPLHGQKLSARKFSLNGSDRFQASPSSFSHHDATLRCMESRIDSLSSQMEHLLIMQQTVLTRLDGLSQEVRGMSRDVASSHEGRRGSGIEAVCRELRGAVERIESQGRRLEGVEKLVEGTQQVICFIGEVVKSSKLVELLFKQPGNKTSRKAKDDKDKAKQSVKGGKAQKKRKPQDSSDASTLSESALKEQVEKLNRENTDHSHINTEANFQSQEDPGSGGKRKEEPTKLILSRSHAPSSQTVEENKNEDDVFDETDAEEEEQQTEDNNEEKGRKLEDDIKKRLKRETEESSENIISDMSKKSQESSEDNGDGTTAGKRRVTEEDLVKEDLKKSRVENSSVENADSHAVEGSKSDEAKAEAKEGGESTVQDFILDAGPPPTAPFDHRIVTPKPHQIATYYTINRDEVLGGGRFGQVYKCLENSSGLTLAAKIIKAKSQKEKEVVRNEIQVMNQLNHANLIQLYAAFESRNDIILVMEYVEGGELFDRIIDENYNLTELDTVLFIRQICEGLKYMHKNYILHLDLKPENILCVSRATNKIKIIDFGLARRYKPREKLRVNFGTPEFLAPEVINYEFVSFPTDMWSLGVITYMLLSGLSPFLGDDDNETLNNILACQWNFEEEEFGDISEEAKDFITRLLVKSKSWRMSATESLRHGWLSDRNLHYRLHQKKNKCHSSHAPPPES, encoded by the exons ATGAGCTCCACCCTGGTTAACTCTTTAGCCAAAGTGTATGATCCCAATCCTCTTCATGGTCAGAAGCTTTCTGCGAGGAAGTTCTCCCTGAATGGATCAGACCGGTTCCAAGCTTCACCCTCGTCCTTTTCTCACCACGATGCAACTCTACGCTGCATGGAGAGCAGGATCGACTCCCTCAGCTCCCAGATGGAGCACCTGCTCATCATGCAGCAGACCGTCCTGACCCGGCTGGATGGCCTGTCCCAGGAAGTGAGAGGCATGAGTCGGGATGTGGCCTCGTCCCACGAAGGGAGACGTGGCTCGGGGATCGAGGCGGTTTGCAGGGAGCTGCGAGGGGCTGTGGAGCGTATAGAGAGTCAGGGGCGACGGCTGGAAGGGGTGGAGAAGCTGGTGGAGGGAACTCAGCAGGTGATCTGCTTCATTGGGGAGGTGGTAAAGAGCTCCAAGCTGGTGGAGCTTTTATTCAAACAGCCTGGAAACAAAACCAGCAGGAAG GCAAAAGATGACAAGGACAAAGCCAAACAGAGTGTGAAGGGTGGGAAAGCCCAGAAGAAAAGGAAACCTCAGGATTCATCAG ATGCTTCCACTCTGAGTGAGTCAGCCCTGAAAGAGCAAGTTGAAAAGCTCAACAGGGAGAACACGGATCATTCCCATATAAACACAGAAGCCAACTTCCAGAGTCAGGAAGATCCAGGAAgtgggggaaaaagaaaagaggagccAACAAAGCTGATTCTTAGTCGGTCACACGCTCCTTCAAGCCAAACTGTGGAGGAAAACAAGAATGAGGATGATGTCTTTGATGAGACAgatgcagaggaagaggagcaacaGACAGAGGATAACAATGAAGAAAAAGGCAGGAAATTGGAGGATGACATAAAGAAAAGACTTAAAAGAGAAACAGAGGAATCGtcagaaaatattatttcagaCATGAGCAAGAAGTCCCAGGAAAG cTCTGAAGACAATGGAGATGGAACCACAGCAGGCAAACGTCGTGTCACAGAAGAGGACCTGGTTAAAGAAGACCTGAAGAAGAGCCGAGTAGAAAATAGCTCAGTGGAAAATGCTGACAGCCACGCAGTGGAGGGCTCAAAGTCTGATGAAGCAAAGGCAGAAGCTAAAGAAGGTGGAGAGTCTACAGTACAGGATTTTATCCTTG atgCAGGCCCTCCTCCAACCGCTCCTTTTGATCACCGCATCGTGACTCCCAAACCTCATCAGATAGCCACCTATTACACTATAAACAGGGATGAAGTTCTGGGCGG GGGACGTTTTGGACAAGTCTACAAGTGCCTGGAGAATTCATCTGGACTGACACTGGCTGCCAAAATCATCAAAGCAAAGAGCCAGAAAGAGAAG GAGGTGGTAAGGAATGAGATCCAGGTGATGAACCAGCTGAACCATGCCAACCTGATTCAACTCTATGCTGCTTTTGAGTCACGGAATGACATCATCCTGGTTATGGAATA TGTGGAAGGAGGAGAGCTGTTTGATCGCATCATCGATGAGAACTACAACCTAACCGAGTTAGACACTGTGTTGTTCATCCGTCAGATCTGTGAAGGGCTGAAGTACATGCACAAAAATTATATCCTGCATCTTGATCTCAAG CCAGAAAACATTCTTTGTGTCAGCAGAGCTACAAACAAGATCAAAATTATTGACTTTGGCCTGGCAAGGAG GTATAAACCCAGGGAGAAGCTAAGGGTCAATTTTGGAACTCCTGAATTCCTCGCTCCTGAAGTCATCAATTATGAGTTTGTTTCATTCCCAACGGACATGTGGAGTCTTGGAGTAATCACATACATGCT GCTCAGTGGCTTGTCTCCGTTTCTGGGGGACGACGACAATGAGACACTCAACAACATTCTGGCCTGTCAGTGGAACTTCGAGGAGGAGGAGTTTGGAGACATTTCTGAAGAGGCCAAAGATTTTATCACCCGTCTGCTGGTGAAAAGCAAGAGCTGGAGGATGAGCGCGACAGAGTCCCTCAGACATGGCTGGCTGTCCGACCGAAATTTGCACTATCGACTACATCAGAAG aaaaacaagTGTCACTCCTCACATGCTCCACCCCCAGAGAGCTAA